The following are encoded in a window of Chryseobacterium sp. genomic DNA:
- a CDS encoding heme-binding domain-containing protein — MKKVLVVLLMAFIIIQFFPIDRENPPTNEGMDFLTIKNTPESTATLIRNGCYDCHSNETKYPWYTNIQPVAWFLKDHIDEGRKELNFSTFATYEPKRQAHKLFEAAEMVQTGEMPLDSYELGHPEAQFTKAQRNEIIKYFKKVEGDIRLEYSLPAEEVK, encoded by the coding sequence ATGAAAAAAGTACTTGTTGTCCTGCTGATGGCTTTCATCATTATTCAGTTTTTCCCCATCGACCGTGAAAACCCGCCTACCAACGAAGGCATGGACTTTCTGACCATCAAGAATACTCCGGAAAGTACCGCCACGCTGATCCGGAACGGTTGTTACGACTGCCACAGCAACGAAACAAAATACCCCTGGTACACAAATATTCAACCTGTCGCATGGTTTTTGAAGGACCATATTGACGAAGGCCGCAAAGAGCTGAACTTTTCCACATTCGCCACCTATGAACCGAAACGCCAGGCACACAAGCTTTTCGAAGCGGCCGAAATGGTTCAGACGGGTGAAATGCCGCTGGATTCCTACGAACTGGGACATCCCGAAGCGCAGTTCACTAAGGCCCAGCGTAATGAAATCATTAAATATTTCAAAAAGGTGGAAGGAGACATCCGTTTGGAGTACAGTCTGCCGGCCGAAGAAGTGAAATAA
- a CDS encoding four helix bundle protein, translating to MEARNEILELSVQFALDIMAFTDVLETKRKYVIANQLLKSGTSIGANVHEAQSAESRADFVHKMKVADKEAKETGYWLLLCQRSTGLPSAENLQINLLSIQKLLSKIISTSKKDI from the coding sequence ATGGAAGCCAGGAATGAAATATTAGAATTGAGTGTTCAATTCGCTTTAGACATCATGGCATTCACTGACGTTCTTGAAACCAAAAGGAAGTATGTAATTGCCAATCAATTGCTGAAGTCCGGCACTTCAATCGGAGCAAACGTTCATGAGGCACAAAGTGCAGAAAGCCGGGCAGATTTTGTTCATAAGATGAAAGTGGCTGATAAGGAGGCAAAGGAGACCGGCTATTGGCTGTTGCTTTGTCAAAGATCAACGGGTTTACCTTCTGCTGAAAATTTGCAAATAAACTTACTCAGCATTCAGAAGCTCTTATCAAAAATAATATCAACTTCAAAAAAGGATATATAA
- the murA gene encoding UDP-N-acetylglucosamine 1-carboxyvinyltransferase, translating to MSGTFQIRGGKQLQGEITPQGAKNEALQILCAVLLTEDEVRIKNIPDIHDVNRLIEILADFGVKITKHAHGDYSFKADSVNFDYIKSAEFKKDGAKLRGSIMLLGPMLARFGEGYMPTPGGDKIGRRRLDTHFQGFVELGAEFRYDEAEAWYCLKAKQLTGKFILLEEASVTGTANIIMAAVLAKGLTRIYNAACEPYLQQLCHMLNRMGAKISGIGSNLLTIEGVSHLNGTEHTMLPDMVEIGSWIGLAAMTKSEITIKNVEWDHLGVIPNTFRKLGIQLERSGEDIYIPAQEQYKIQKFIDGSILTVSDAPWPGFTPDLLSIVLVVATQAHGTVLVHQKMFESRLFFVDKLIDMGAQIILCDPHRATVVGLNHESPLRGTTMISPDIRAGNALLIAALSATGQSIIQNIEQIDRGYENIDGRLRAIGADIIRI from the coding sequence ATGAGCGGAACATTTCAGATTCGGGGAGGAAAACAGTTGCAGGGCGAAATCACTCCGCAGGGCGCAAAAAATGAGGCACTACAGATTCTGTGTGCCGTTTTGCTTACAGAGGACGAAGTCAGAATTAAAAATATTCCGGACATTCACGATGTAAACAGGCTGATTGAAATCCTTGCCGACTTCGGTGTAAAGATTACCAAGCACGCGCACGGCGATTACTCATTTAAGGCCGACAGCGTCAATTTTGACTATATAAAATCTGCTGAATTTAAGAAAGACGGTGCCAAACTGCGCGGTTCCATTATGCTTTTGGGGCCCATGCTGGCCAGGTTTGGCGAAGGTTATATGCCTACCCCCGGAGGCGATAAGATCGGACGCCGCCGTCTGGACACCCATTTCCAGGGATTTGTGGAACTGGGAGCTGAATTCCGTTATGATGAGGCCGAAGCCTGGTATTGCCTGAAAGCAAAACAGCTTACCGGAAAATTCATCCTGCTTGAAGAAGCCTCCGTAACCGGTACTGCAAACATCATTATGGCCGCTGTGCTTGCTAAAGGGCTTACCAGAATTTACAACGCTGCCTGCGAACCTTACCTTCAGCAGCTTTGCCATATGCTTAACAGAATGGGTGCCAAAATTTCCGGAATAGGCTCCAATTTGCTCACCATTGAAGGGGTTTCTCATCTGAACGGTACCGAACATACCATGCTTCCGGATATGGTGGAAATAGGTTCATGGATCGGACTGGCCGCCATGACCAAGTCTGAAATCACCATTAAGAATGTGGAATGGGATCACCTGGGCGTCATCCCGAACACCTTCAGAAAACTGGGAATCCAGCTGGAAAGGTCAGGTGAAGATATTTACATACCCGCTCAGGAGCAGTATAAAATCCAGAAATTTATAGACGGTTCCATACTCACAGTTTCAGACGCACCCTGGCCCGGCTTTACACCTGACTTATTATCGATTGTTCTGGTAGTTGCCACCCAGGCGCACGGCACGGTGCTGGTACACCAGAAAATGTTTGAATCCCGCCTGTTCTTTGTTGATAAGCTGATTGATATGGGTGCGCAGATTATCCTTTGCGATCCACACCGTGCTACCGTGGTAGGTCTGAACCATGAATCACCACTACGCGGTACTACCATGATTTCCCCGGATATCAGGGCTGGTAATGCACTTTTGATCGCAGCCCTGTCTGCAACCGGGCAGTCCATCATTCAGAATATTGAGCAGATAGACCGCGGATACGAAAATATAGACGGCCGCCTCAGGGCAATCGGTGCCGATATTATCAGAATATAA
- a CDS encoding thiol-disulfide oxidoreductase DCC family protein, translating into MENIDSTKYYVLYDGDCGFCNFWVQWILARDTRDHFMFASLQSDFGQKFLKERGLETKNFNTLYLWKPQGFYLIKSKAVLEIAKILGGTYGMLARLNFLPAGVTDIIYDRIAANRQRLATESCLLPTPEQRRKFIS; encoded by the coding sequence ATGGAAAATATTGATTCTACAAAATACTACGTTCTTTATGACGGCGATTGCGGTTTCTGCAATTTTTGGGTGCAGTGGATCCTCGCCCGTGATACCAGGGACCACTTTATGTTTGCTTCCCTTCAATCCGATTTTGGGCAGAAATTCCTGAAAGAAAGGGGACTGGAAACGAAGAATTTCAATACACTCTATCTCTGGAAACCTCAGGGTTTTTATCTCATTAAATCCAAAGCGGTACTGGAAATCGCTAAAATACTCGGCGGCACATATGGTATGCTGGCCAGGTTAAATTTTCTTCCGGCAGGAGTAACGGATATCATCTACGACCGAATAGCTGCCAACAGACAGCGTCTGGCCACCGAAAGCTGCCTGCTGCCCACTCCCGAGCAGCGCAGGAAATTTATCTCTTAA
- the der gene encoding ribosome biogenesis GTPase Der: MSNIVAIVGRPNVGKSTLFNRLLERREAIVDATSGVTRDRHYGKSDWNGVEFTVIDTGGYEVNTEDIFQEEISKQVQLAIDEATSIIFMLNVDEGLTDTDQEIYEMLRRSKKPVYITVNKVDSAKEELAATEFYQLGIDRYFTMSSASGSGTGELLDAIVSEFPTTEYKDPFEGLPKITIAGRPNVGKSTLTNALLDVERNIVTDIAGTTRDSIQTLYNKFGYEFVLVDTAGMRRKAKVKEDLEFYSVMRSVRSIEYSDVVIIMVDATLGWESQDMNIFGLAQKNRKGIVIVVNKWDLVEDKSTNTTRDFENQIKERIGQFTDIPILFVSALTKQRILKTVEVAMEVYENRAKKIKTSKLNEVMLPVFEHTPPPATKGKFVKIKYCVQLPTPSPQFVFFCNLPQYVKEPYKRFAENQLRKHFGFTGVPIEVYFRQK, translated from the coding sequence ATGAGCAATATAGTTGCAATCGTTGGGAGGCCCAACGTAGGAAAATCCACACTGTTTAACCGTTTGCTTGAAAGAAGGGAGGCGATAGTTGATGCCACTTCAGGAGTTACGCGTGACCGTCATTACGGAAAGTCGGACTGGAACGGTGTAGAATTTACGGTTATCGATACAGGTGGTTACGAGGTAAACACAGAAGATATCTTTCAGGAGGAAATATCAAAGCAGGTACAGCTGGCAATTGACGAAGCTACGTCCATCATTTTCATGCTTAATGTGGATGAAGGGCTTACCGATACCGACCAGGAAATCTACGAAATGCTGCGCCGCTCCAAAAAGCCAGTATATATTACGGTTAACAAGGTTGATTCTGCCAAAGAAGAACTGGCGGCTACCGAATTTTATCAGTTGGGTATTGACAGGTACTTCACAATGTCATCCGCGTCCGGTTCCGGAACAGGTGAGCTGTTGGATGCCATTGTTTCGGAGTTTCCTACAACCGAATATAAAGACCCCTTTGAAGGTCTGCCCAAGATCACGATCGCGGGGCGGCCTAATGTTGGAAAATCTACACTTACCAATGCACTGCTGGATGTAGAGCGCAATATCGTTACCGATATCGCGGGTACCACCCGGGATTCAATCCAGACGCTTTACAATAAATTCGGCTACGAATTCGTACTGGTGGATACGGCAGGTATGAGACGTAAAGCAAAGGTGAAGGAAGACCTGGAATTTTACTCCGTAATGCGTTCCGTACGTTCCATTGAATATTCAGACGTTGTAATCATCATGGTGGATGCCACGTTAGGTTGGGAATCACAGGATATGAACATTTTCGGTCTGGCACAGAAGAACCGTAAAGGGATTGTGATCGTGGTGAACAAATGGGATTTGGTAGAAGACAAAAGTACCAATACCACGCGCGATTTCGAAAATCAGATCAAAGAGCGCATCGGCCAGTTTACCGATATCCCGATTCTATTCGTATCGGCACTTACGAAGCAGAGAATCCTGAAAACTGTAGAAGTCGCTATGGAAGTGTATGAAAACAGAGCCAAGAAAATCAAGACTTCAAAACTGAATGAGGTAATGCTTCCTGTTTTTGAACATACACCGCCACCCGCAACAAAAGGTAAGTTTGTAAAGATTAAATATTGTGTACAGCTACCCACGCCAAGTCCGCAGTTTGTATTTTTCTGCAACCTGCCGCAATATGTAAAGGAGCCCTATAAACGTTTTGCTGAAAATCAGCTTCGTAAGCACTTTGGTTTTACAGGTGTTCCAATCGAAGTATATTTCCGACAAAAATAG
- the upp gene encoding uracil phosphoribosyltransferase, giving the protein MTTVLSNQFSLVNTWINELRNIEVQNDRLRFRRNMERIGEIAAFEISKHLEQKEIEITTPLDKIRVKEIAVQPVLTTILRAGVPLFQGILNYLDKADCGFVAAYRKHDANDYFSIKQDYLTCPNIDGRPLIVADPMLATGASLIEAIKDLLNHGRPTQLHIVAAIASEQGLETIRAAYPDAYIWVGVVDESLTSKGYISPGLGDAGDLSYGEKLQR; this is encoded by the coding sequence ATGACCACAGTTTTATCCAACCAATTTTCCCTCGTCAATACCTGGATCAATGAGCTCCGCAACATCGAAGTTCAGAATGACCGACTGAGGTTCCGCAGGAATATGGAGCGTATCGGCGAGATTGCTGCTTTTGAGATCAGCAAACATCTGGAGCAAAAGGAAATTGAAATTACCACGCCTCTGGATAAAATCCGGGTGAAGGAAATAGCCGTTCAGCCGGTGCTTACAACCATTTTAAGGGCTGGGGTACCTCTGTTTCAGGGAATCCTGAACTATCTGGACAAAGCGGACTGTGGTTTTGTAGCGGCTTACAGGAAGCATGACGCCAATGATTATTTTTCCATCAAACAGGATTATCTAACCTGCCCGAATATAGACGGCCGCCCGCTTATTGTGGCGGACCCTATGCTGGCAACCGGTGCAAGTCTTATTGAAGCCATCAAGGATCTGCTGAATCATGGCCGGCCTACCCAGCTGCATATTGTGGCAGCCATTGCCTCAGAACAGGGCCTGGAAACCATCCGTGCGGCATATCCCGACGCTTATATCTGGGTGGGTGTCGTTGATGAAAGTCTGACCTCGAAAGGATATATAAGCCCTGGTCTGGGCGATGCCGGTGACCTTTCCTATGGTGAAAAACTGCAGCGCTGA
- a CDS encoding DUF4290 domain-containing protein: MEYNTDRTQLHMPEYGRIIQQLVERCKELENKEERDEMAVAIVDFMGQRNPQLRDEENYKHKLWDHLFILADYDLDVTSPYPIPTREQLAEKPKRMEYPKLQGDFKFYGKSILQLIDKAIELEEGEEKEALIEVIANNMKKSYNIYNKEHVTDDVIFRHLKELSDDRLDLTNLESLEKSKIYHNTSRNKNQKGQGQTQNSKNPNRHRNQQNQNRRK; encoded by the coding sequence ATGGAATACAACACCGACCGAACACAACTTCATATGCCGGAATACGGCCGTATTATACAGCAGCTGGTGGAGCGCTGCAAGGAACTTGAGAATAAAGAAGAGCGGGACGAAATGGCGGTGGCCATCGTAGATTTTATGGGTCAGAGAAACCCACAGCTTCGCGATGAGGAGAATTATAAGCACAAACTTTGGGATCACCTCTTCATACTTGCAGATTATGACCTGGATGTTACCTCGCCCTACCCGATACCTACGCGTGAGCAGCTGGCAGAGAAACCCAAGAGAATGGAATATCCAAAACTTCAGGGCGATTTCAAATTTTACGGCAAAAGCATTCTACAGCTTATCGACAAAGCCATTGAACTGGAAGAAGGTGAGGAAAAGGAAGCTTTGATTGAAGTGATTGCCAACAATATGAAAAAGTCCTACAACATCTACAATAAGGAACATGTTACGGACGATGTAATCTTCAGGCACCTAAAGGAACTTTCGGATGACCGTCTGGATCTTACAAATCTGGAATCGCTGGAAAAAAGCAAGATTTACCACAATACCAGCCGCAATAAAAACCAAAAAGGCCAGGGGCAAACTCAAAACTCTAAAAATCCAAACCGTCACCGAAACCAACAAAACCAAAACAGAAGGAAATAA